The following are encoded together in the Halopiger aswanensis genome:
- a CDS encoding hydantoinase B/oxoprolinase family protein, translating to MTSNTNTDTDTATDDTERDGTDIDPVTLEVLRNQLESVAEEMGQTLIRGAYSPNIKERRDCSTALFDADGRMIAQAEHIPVHLGAMPAAVEAVRERDPQPGDVFVLNDPFTGGTHLPDVTMVSPIAPGRDGSEGGDGGADDGDTGDEIVGYAVSRAHHADVGGMTPGSMPAGAQEIYQEGLRLPPTRLVEGGEPREDVRSLVLANVRNPGERKADLRAQQAANERAEDRLEALFAEHGRETVLEGFDAVIDYSRERITEEIAALPDGTYEATDVLEGDGVTDEDVEISVAVTIDGDRIDVDFAGTADQVAGNLNAPLSVATSAVYFVVRCITDPEIPPNHGCYEPVSVRAPEGTLLNPEPPAAVVGGNVETSQRVTDVVFTALAQAAPDRVPAQGQGTMNNLTVGARDGSFTYYETIGGGFGARPDRDGMDGVQVGMTNTLNTPVESLETEYPLRVERYALRDGSGGRGKFRGGLGLERTVTVEQPATVSLLTERRRHAPKGVAGGEDGATGENLIDGEPVPAKTTVDVDAGTTVTVRTPGGGGHGDPDERDERDDEGV from the coding sequence ATGACGTCGAACACGAATACAGATACGGACACCGCGACGGACGACACCGAACGCGACGGAACCGACATCGATCCGGTGACCCTCGAGGTGTTGCGCAACCAACTCGAGAGCGTCGCCGAGGAGATGGGCCAGACCCTCATTCGGGGCGCGTACTCGCCGAACATCAAGGAGCGACGGGACTGCTCGACGGCACTGTTCGACGCCGACGGGCGGATGATCGCCCAGGCCGAGCACATCCCGGTCCACCTCGGCGCGATGCCCGCCGCGGTGGAGGCGGTCCGCGAACGGGATCCCCAGCCCGGCGACGTGTTCGTGCTCAACGATCCGTTCACGGGCGGGACGCACCTGCCGGACGTGACGATGGTCTCGCCGATCGCGCCCGGCCGCGACGGGAGCGAGGGCGGCGACGGTGGAGCCGACGATGGCGATACTGGCGACGAAATCGTCGGCTACGCCGTCTCCCGCGCCCACCACGCCGACGTCGGCGGCATGACTCCCGGCAGCATGCCCGCCGGCGCGCAGGAGATCTACCAGGAGGGACTGCGGCTCCCGCCGACCAGGCTCGTCGAGGGCGGCGAACCGCGGGAAGACGTGCGCTCGCTCGTGCTCGCGAACGTCCGCAACCCGGGCGAACGCAAGGCCGACCTCCGCGCCCAGCAGGCGGCCAACGAACGCGCCGAGGATCGGCTCGAGGCGCTATTTGCGGAACACGGTCGCGAGACCGTCCTCGAAGGTTTCGACGCGGTGATCGACTACTCCCGCGAGCGGATCACCGAGGAGATCGCCGCGCTGCCGGACGGGACCTACGAGGCGACCGACGTCCTCGAGGGCGACGGCGTCACCGACGAGGACGTCGAGATTTCGGTCGCGGTGACGATCGACGGCGACCGGATCGACGTCGACTTCGCGGGGACCGCCGATCAGGTCGCGGGGAACCTGAACGCGCCGCTTTCGGTCGCGACGAGCGCCGTCTACTTCGTCGTGCGCTGTATCACCGATCCCGAAATCCCGCCGAACCACGGCTGCTACGAACCGGTCAGCGTGCGCGCACCCGAGGGGACGCTCCTGAATCCGGAGCCGCCGGCCGCCGTCGTCGGCGGCAACGTCGAGACCAGCCAGCGCGTGACTGACGTGGTCTTCACCGCGCTCGCGCAGGCCGCGCCGGATCGCGTCCCCGCGCAGGGGCAGGGCACGATGAACAACCTGACCGTCGGCGCGCGGGACGGCTCCTTTACCTACTACGAGACGATCGGCGGCGGCTTCGGCGCGCGCCCGGATCGGGACGGCATGGACGGCGTTCAGGTCGGCATGACCAACACGCTGAACACGCCCGTCGAGTCCCTCGAGACGGAGTACCCGCTGCGGGTCGAGCGCTACGCGCTCCGGGACGGCAGCGGCGGCCGCGGGAAGTTCCGCGGCGGCCTGGGCCTCGAGCGCACCGTCACCGTCGAGCAGCCGGCGACGGTGTCGCTGCTGACCGAGCGCCGTCGCCACGCGCCGAAGGGCGTCGCCGGCGGCGAGGACGGCGCGACCGGGGAGAATCTGATCGACGGCGAACCGGTGCCCGCGAAGACGACGGTCGACGTCGACGCCGGGACGACCGTCACCGTGCGGACGCCCGGCGGCGGCGGCCACGGCGATCCGGACGAACGGGACGAACGGGACGACGAGGGTGTCTAG
- a CDS encoding Nramp family divalent metal transporter: protein MGIISRLKAIGPGALVAAAFVGPGTVTTASVIGAEYAYLLVWTIAFSIFATIVLQEMSARLGLITQEGLGEAFRNEFDNPIPRTISVALVVSAIGIGTAAFQTGNIVGGAAGLSTITGISENVWGPIIGLVAAGLLWTGNYKLIERVFVGLVAVMGGAFLINAVVVRPDVGALAGGLVPTIPDGSAYLIAGLVGTTVVGYNLFLHASTVQERWDGPEDLAECRTDTIGMIIVGGLITTAIVVTAAAVFPEGTQIEDVGEMADQLEPVFGGYALTLFAIGLFAAGFTSAMSAPLAGAYATAGALGWERDLQSTRFRAIWLTIIGVGTVFSALDYNPVQVIVFAQVANGLLLPLLAVFLIYAMNNDDLLGRYTNSGVQNVLGGLVTLVVVGIGLRTLYDVLLV from the coding sequence ATGGGCATCATTAGCCGACTCAAAGCGATCGGTCCGGGAGCGCTCGTCGCCGCGGCGTTCGTCGGACCGGGAACCGTCACCACCGCCAGCGTAATCGGCGCGGAGTACGCCTACCTACTGGTGTGGACGATCGCCTTCTCGATCTTCGCGACGATCGTCCTGCAGGAGATGAGCGCGCGCCTCGGACTGATCACCCAGGAGGGCCTGGGCGAGGCGTTCCGAAACGAGTTCGACAACCCGATCCCGCGGACGATCTCCGTCGCGCTCGTCGTGAGCGCGATCGGCATCGGGACCGCGGCGTTCCAGACCGGCAACATCGTCGGCGGCGCCGCCGGCCTCTCGACGATCACCGGTATCAGCGAGAACGTCTGGGGACCGATCATCGGCCTCGTCGCCGCCGGACTGCTGTGGACGGGGAACTACAAGCTGATCGAGCGCGTCTTCGTCGGCCTGGTCGCCGTCATGGGCGGGGCCTTCCTGATAAACGCCGTCGTGGTCCGACCGGACGTCGGCGCGCTGGCGGGCGGACTCGTCCCGACGATTCCCGACGGATCGGCGTACCTCATCGCCGGACTCGTCGGCACCACCGTCGTCGGCTACAACCTGTTCCTGCACGCGAGCACCGTCCAGGAGCGATGGGACGGCCCCGAGGACCTCGCCGAGTGTCGCACGGACACGATCGGGATGATCATCGTGGGCGGCCTCATCACGACGGCGATCGTCGTCACGGCCGCCGCCGTGTTCCCCGAGGGAACCCAGATCGAAGACGTCGGCGAGATGGCCGACCAGCTCGAGCCGGTCTTCGGCGGCTACGCGCTGACGCTGTTCGCGATCGGGCTGTTCGCGGCCGGCTTCACCAGCGCGATGAGTGCGCCGCTGGCCGGCGCCTACGCCACCGCCGGCGCGCTCGGCTGGGAGCGCGATCTGCAGTCGACCAGGTTCCGCGCGATCTGGCTGACGATCATCGGCGTCGGCACCGTCTTCTCGGCGCTGGACTACAACCCGGTGCAGGTGATCGTCTTCGCGCAGGTCGCCAACGGCCTCCTGCTGCCGCTGCTAGCCGTCTTCCTCATCTACGCGATGAACAACGACGACCTGCTGGGACGGTACACGAACAGCGGCGTCCAGAACGTCCTCGGCGGGCTCGTCACGCTCGTCGTCGTCGGTATCGGCCTCCGAACGCTCTACGACGTCCTGCTCGTCTGA
- the ddh gene encoding D-2-hydroxyacid dehydrogenase, translating into MEFELERIGVHESVETVFPPSELVDYLADDLVEVAVIGDDPDEIAACDAVVTFEHRDAYLEVDWVHSIQAGVDRFPFDEFEAEGVVLTNSTGIHDRWVGETVAGYLLSFARRLHTAVANQQERRWDQPDWNEGFTLPGTTACVLGTGTLGSGVAEVLGSLGVRVTGVRRSAEPVPGFEEIYATEDLLEAVGDADFVIVTLPLTEETRHLVDADVFEAMREDAYFVNVGRGPVVDESALIDALETDSIAGAALDVFETEPLPEESPLWDMDEVIVTPHCAAFTEDYFRAVGDIVRENVERLESGEPFHNRVV; encoded by the coding sequence ATGGAGTTCGAACTCGAGCGAATCGGCGTCCACGAGTCGGTCGAAACGGTCTTTCCCCCGTCGGAACTCGTCGACTACCTCGCCGACGACCTCGTCGAGGTAGCCGTAATCGGCGACGACCCGGACGAAATCGCCGCGTGCGACGCCGTCGTCACCTTCGAGCACCGCGACGCCTACCTCGAGGTCGACTGGGTCCACTCGATCCAGGCCGGCGTCGACCGGTTCCCGTTCGACGAGTTCGAGGCCGAAGGGGTCGTCCTCACCAACAGCACCGGGATCCACGACCGCTGGGTCGGGGAAACGGTCGCGGGCTATCTCCTTTCGTTCGCCCGGCGGCTCCATACCGCCGTCGCCAATCAGCAGGAACGTCGCTGGGATCAGCCGGACTGGAACGAGGGATTCACGCTGCCCGGCACGACAGCCTGCGTTCTCGGCACCGGGACCCTCGGCAGCGGCGTCGCCGAGGTGCTGGGCTCGCTGGGCGTCCGCGTCACCGGCGTCCGCCGCTCCGCGGAGCCCGTCCCCGGCTTCGAGGAGATCTACGCGACCGAAGACCTGCTCGAGGCCGTCGGTGACGCCGACTTCGTGATCGTGACGCTGCCGCTGACCGAGGAGACGCGCCACCTCGTCGACGCCGACGTCTTCGAGGCGATGCGCGAGGACGCCTACTTCGTCAACGTCGGCCGCGGCCCCGTCGTCGACGAATCCGCGCTGATCGACGCCCTCGAGACCGACAGCATCGCCGGCGCAGCTCTGGACGTCTTCGAAACCGAGCCCCTCCCGGAGGAGTCGCCGCTGTGGGACATGGACGAGGTGATCGTCACGCCCCACTGCGCCGCGTTCACGGAGGACTACTTCCGGGCGGTCGGCGACATCGTCCGGGAGAACGTCGAGCGCCTCGAGTCCGGCGAGCCGTTCCACAACCGGGTGGTGTGA
- a CDS encoding NUDIX domain-containing protein, translated as MSDSSEPPTADGDDAADESHVVTAFLRYRGEILLLRRSDAVGTYRGQWGGVSGFAEDDPDAQVRAEIREETGLEDDDVSLVRSGRPVRFRDELADGGEREWVVHPYLFDVTVDEPAIERSEEHDALEWVPPTEIVAPGFAAATADRDAFETVPELWTAYERVAPTVRSIAADDEHGAAHLSIRALEVLRDRAGLLVAEREDFGPDPEGEREEIAELARRLLEARPSMAVLRNRVNRVMAEAAATDADAEPDSEGAPAALEAALTGIDRALAADEEAAATAAESIDGTVLTLSRSGTVREALRNGEPSRVFVAESRPAREGVAVAEELAADDTPECPVTVHTDAAAAHVLASEDVDRVVVGADTIRPDGAVVNKTGTRAVAITAAREDIPVTVVAATDKVSTREEVNLESGDRSAVYDGEAAVDVLNPTFDVTPADYVTEFATERGALAPDELEPVVEELRDVEDWGDQ; from the coding sequence ATGAGCGATTCATCGGAGCCGCCGACGGCGGACGGGGACGACGCGGCGGACGAGAGCCACGTCGTCACCGCGTTCCTCCGCTACCGCGGCGAGATACTGCTGTTGCGCCGCAGCGACGCCGTCGGCACCTATCGGGGCCAGTGGGGCGGCGTCTCCGGCTTCGCCGAGGACGACCCGGACGCACAGGTTCGCGCCGAGATTCGCGAGGAAACGGGACTCGAGGACGACGACGTCTCGCTCGTTCGCTCCGGACGCCCGGTCCGATTCCGAGACGAGCTCGCGGACGGCGGCGAGCGCGAGTGGGTCGTCCACCCGTACCTGTTCGACGTGACCGTCGACGAACCGGCGATCGAACGCAGCGAGGAACACGACGCCCTCGAGTGGGTCCCGCCGACGGAAATCGTCGCACCCGGGTTCGCGGCGGCGACGGCCGACCGCGACGCGTTCGAGACGGTCCCCGAACTCTGGACCGCCTACGAGCGCGTCGCGCCGACGGTGCGCTCGATCGCCGCGGACGACGAGCACGGCGCGGCCCACCTCTCGATCCGGGCGCTCGAGGTGCTGCGAGACCGCGCGGGATTGCTGGTCGCCGAGCGCGAGGATTTCGGCCCTGACCCGGAGGGCGAGCGGGAAGAAATCGCGGAACTCGCGCGCCGCCTGCTCGAGGCGCGGCCGTCGATGGCCGTGCTCCGGAATCGGGTGAATCGGGTGATGGCCGAGGCCGCGGCGACGGATGCCGATGCGGAGCCCGATTCCGAGGGCGCTCCCGCCGCCCTCGAGGCGGCCCTCACCGGAATCGACCGCGCGCTCGCAGCCGACGAGGAAGCCGCGGCGACGGCGGCCGAGTCGATCGACGGCACGGTGCTGACGCTCTCGCGATCCGGCACCGTCCGCGAGGCGCTCCGCAACGGCGAGCCGTCGCGGGTGTTCGTCGCCGAATCGCGCCCCGCTCGAGAGGGGGTCGCCGTCGCCGAGGAACTGGCCGCCGATGATACCCCCGAGTGTCCGGTCACGGTCCACACGGACGCGGCCGCGGCGCACGTTCTCGCGAGCGAGGACGTCGACCGCGTCGTGGTCGGCGCGGACACGATCCGCCCCGACGGCGCCGTCGTGAACAAAACCGGGACTCGAGCAGTGGCGATCACTGCTGCCCGCGAGGATATTCCCGTGACCGTCGTCGCCGCCACGGACAAGGTCTCGACCCGCGAGGAGGTGAACCTCGAGTCCGGCGACCGATCGGCGGTCTACGACGGCGAGGCCGCGGTCGACGTGCTGAACCCGACGTTCGACGTGACGCCGGCCGACTACGTGACCGAGTTCGCGACCGAACGCGGCGCGCTCGCGCCCGACGAACTCGAGCCCGTCGTCGAGGAGTTGCGCGACGTCGAGGACTGGGGCGATCAGTGA
- a CDS encoding coenzyme F420-0:L-glutamate ligase, which yields MELTPVADLPEIRPGDDIAALVAERVGDDVAPGDVLTIASTIVSKAEGRTADLEDYPVSARAQEIADKIAELTAEEKDPRFAQAVLEESTEVLIDCPFLLTETRFGHICVNAGIDRSNVPGHDLLLLPKRPSESAERIRAGLEERGIEDVAVIVTDTCGRPFRHGQRGVAIGWAGMPASRDWRGETDRDGHELEVTVQSVVDELSAAANLVTGEGAGGTPAVVVSDWDFGDLEGSDELFRSVEDDLVRQALREWEFDG from the coding sequence ATGGAACTGACACCAGTGGCGGACCTCCCCGAGATCCGCCCCGGCGACGACATCGCCGCGCTCGTGGCCGAGCGGGTCGGCGACGACGTAGCGCCCGGCGACGTGCTCACTATTGCGAGTACGATCGTCTCGAAAGCGGAGGGGCGGACGGCGGACCTCGAGGACTACCCCGTCAGCGCCCGCGCACAGGAGATCGCGGACAAGATCGCGGAACTGACGGCCGAGGAGAAGGACCCGCGGTTCGCACAGGCCGTCCTCGAGGAGAGTACCGAGGTGCTGATCGACTGCCCGTTCCTGCTGACCGAGACGCGATTCGGCCACATCTGCGTCAACGCGGGGATCGATCGCTCGAACGTGCCGGGTCACGACCTCCTCCTGCTGCCGAAGCGGCCGAGCGAAAGCGCCGAGCGGATCCGCGCGGGCCTCGAGGAGCGGGGCATCGAGGACGTCGCGGTAATCGTCACCGACACCTGCGGCCGGCCGTTCCGCCACGGCCAGCGCGGCGTCGCGATCGGCTGGGCGGGCATGCCCGCGAGCCGCGACTGGCGCGGCGAGACCGACCGCGACGGCCACGAACTCGAGGTCACGGTGCAGTCGGTCGTCGACGAACTCAGCGCCGCCGCGAACCTCGTTACCGGCGAAGGAGCCGGCGGGACGCCCGCGGTCGTCGTCAGCGACTGGGACTTCGGCGACCTCGAGGGCAGCGACGAACTGTTCCGGTCGGTCGAAGACGACCTCGTCCGCCAGGCGCTTCGCGAGTGGGAGTTCGACGGCTGA
- a CDS encoding maleate cis-trans isomerase family protein, which produces MVADRLADRDRGDRRGRLGLIVPSSNTTAEPEFRAHLPDSITVHGARMALESVTVDELDAMSDDAARAAELLGHADVDAVAYACTTGSLIHGPGFDAELEERLERAAGVPAVATARSVVRALEALDAERIAVATPYTDELDAKEREFLEAAGFEVAALDGRGLAANTAIGELRPAEARQQVIDLVGDDRGDCDGFDGFDGLDGLDAVFVSCTNYRSLAAIEGLEAELGLPVLTSNGATLWDVCRVAGIDVDGPGALFEVEVEAEAEDDRR; this is translated from the coding sequence ATGGTTGCCGATCGACTCGCCGACCGCGATCGCGGTGATCGACGCGGTCGGCTCGGCCTGATCGTCCCTTCGTCGAACACGACCGCCGAACCCGAGTTCCGGGCACACCTCCCGGACTCGATCACCGTCCACGGCGCGCGGATGGCCCTCGAGTCGGTCACCGTCGACGAACTCGACGCGATGAGCGACGACGCGGCCCGCGCGGCCGAACTACTGGGCCACGCCGACGTCGACGCGGTCGCCTACGCCTGCACGACCGGCAGCCTGATCCACGGCCCCGGGTTCGACGCCGAACTCGAGGAGCGCCTCGAGCGGGCGGCCGGCGTCCCAGCGGTCGCGACGGCCCGGTCGGTCGTGCGCGCGCTCGAGGCGCTCGACGCCGAGCGGATCGCGGTCGCGACGCCGTACACCGACGAACTCGACGCGAAGGAACGGGAGTTCCTCGAGGCGGCGGGGTTCGAGGTCGCGGCCCTCGACGGGCGCGGATTGGCGGCCAACACGGCGATCGGCGAGTTGCGGCCGGCAGAGGCTCGGCAGCAGGTGATCGATCTGGTCGGCGACGATCGCGGCGACTGCGACGGTTTCGACGGTTTCGACGGCCTCGACGGCCTCGACGCCGTCTTCGTCTCCTGTACGAACTACCGCTCGCTCGCCGCGATCGAGGGGCTCGAGGCCGAACTCGGCCTCCCGGTGCTCACGAGCAACGGCGCGACGCTGTGGGACGTCTGTAGAGTGGCCGGGATCGACGTCGACGGGCCGGGCGCGCTGTTCGAGGTCGAGGTCGAGGCCGAGGCCGAGGACGACCGGCGGTAA
- a CDS encoding metallophosphoesterase family protein, producing the protein MTRVAIVSDTHVPSRATEIPEWVADELRAADHAIHAGDFDSQAAYERVRELADGDLICARGNMDPGALELPVTDTLVVDDVTFVVTHGTGSPSDWHRRVLETAHDVVGADANAVAVAGHTHEVVDTVVDGTRVLNPGSATAARPATYETMLVATVEGGELTVDLRTSSS; encoded by the coding sequence ATGACTCGCGTCGCGATCGTGAGCGACACGCACGTTCCGTCCCGAGCGACCGAGATTCCCGAGTGGGTCGCCGACGAACTCCGGGCGGCCGACCACGCGATCCACGCGGGCGATTTCGACTCGCAGGCGGCCTACGAGCGCGTCCGGGAGTTAGCCGACGGCGACCTGATCTGCGCCCGCGGGAACATGGATCCGGGAGCGCTCGAGTTGCCGGTGACCGATACGCTCGTCGTCGACGACGTCACCTTCGTCGTCACGCACGGCACCGGGTCGCCGAGCGACTGGCACCGGCGGGTGCTCGAGACGGCACACGACGTCGTCGGGGCCGATGCCAACGCGGTCGCCGTCGCGGGCCACACCCACGAGGTCGTCGATACGGTCGTCGACGGGACCCGCGTGCTCAACCCCGGCAGCGCGACCGCGGCCCGGCCGGCGACCTACGAGACGATGCTGGTCGCGACCGTCGAGGGCGGGGAGTTGACGGTCGATCTGCGGACTAGTTCCAGTTGA
- a CDS encoding ribbon-helix-helix protein, CopG family, protein MTQRVTVSLDDDSAAALETLVAETDEGQSEIVRRALTFYAANFEAASGRPSDNLEQYYQMLSSGEHVLLDVDFLHAFLEYCYDGGDPDPAFVEAADRVSDYHAREYATRFDEVGDLLEWLSFCGFLEVRREDDRVYHLVFPSEAVRWFMTRFIERSTVDLPTEIEVEQGVSKVIITERVPE, encoded by the coding sequence ATGACACAGCGTGTGACGGTATCACTCGACGACGACTCGGCCGCAGCCCTCGAGACCCTCGTCGCCGAGACCGACGAGGGCCAAAGCGAGATCGTCCGCCGCGCCCTGACCTTCTACGCGGCGAACTTCGAAGCGGCCAGCGGACGACCCAGCGATAACCTCGAACAGTACTACCAAATGCTCTCGTCGGGGGAACACGTCCTCCTCGACGTGGACTTCCTGCACGCGTTCCTCGAGTACTGCTACGACGGCGGCGATCCCGATCCGGCGTTCGTCGAGGCCGCCGACCGGGTCTCGGACTATCACGCCCGCGAGTACGCGACCCGGTTCGACGAGGTCGGCGACCTGCTCGAGTGGCTCTCCTTCTGTGGCTTCTTGGAGGTCCGCCGCGAGGACGACCGCGTCTACCACCTGGTCTTCCCGTCGGAGGCGGTCCGGTGGTTCATGACCCGGTTTATCGAGCGCAGCACGGTCGATCTGCCGACGGAGATCGAGGTCGAGCAGGGCGTCTCGAAGGTGATCATCACGGAGCGAGTGCCCGAGTGA
- a CDS encoding hydantoinase/oxoprolinase family protein, which produces MNSNDSTAAAGDADGDTDTRIGVDVGGTFTDVALSVDDRLVTAKVPTTDPQHVGVLEGIEKACDDAGIDPAEIDGFAHAMTVSVNALLERGGARTALVTTEGFRDVLEIGRQDRPDLYDLEAEKPAPLVDRDLRFEVDERTTTDGVERPVDEREVRDLAATLRERDVEAVAVCLLHAYADPENERVVAETLREELEVPVSASHEVLAEFREFERTSTTAVDAYVRPAIDRYVGRLVDEASDAGIPTPRIMQANGGIADPETVREHAVTTTLSGPAAGVVGAAATVDDEDVAGLVTFDMGGTSSDVSLVRDGRAERTTDAEIDGLPIRTPMVDVNTVGAGGGSIAWVDAGGALRVGPESSGAEPGPACYGRGGTDPTVTDANVVLGYIGPETALGGEMTLDVDAAREALARLADEAGLDGPLEAARGVYRVANATMTRTIRAVTVERGHDPREFALVAFGGAGPMHAAALAESLSVDRVVVPRPGGVLSAFGLLAADESYDAVRTVGVSLEAAETADLEAVYDDLVADVLADASEPDAARVERAADCRYAGQSFELTVPVDEQFDARAVAERFHSSHERAYGYAMDESIEVVNLRTTATIPGDEPTIRHEGAGDAVLGTREAHFPGAEAGARETTVYERDRLAPGATVDGPAILEQAESTTVVPPAWSGDVLADGTLVLTKTNDAEGDR; this is translated from the coding sequence ATGAACAGCAACGACTCGACCGCCGCTGCCGGCGACGCCGACGGCGATACCGACACCCGAATCGGCGTCGACGTCGGCGGCACCTTCACCGACGTCGCCCTCTCGGTCGACGACCGGCTGGTCACCGCGAAGGTGCCGACCACCGATCCCCAACACGTCGGCGTCCTCGAGGGGATCGAGAAGGCCTGCGACGACGCGGGGATCGACCCCGCCGAGATCGACGGCTTCGCCCACGCGATGACCGTCTCAGTCAACGCCCTGCTCGAGCGCGGCGGCGCGCGGACGGCGCTCGTAACGACCGAGGGCTTTCGCGACGTCCTCGAGATCGGGCGCCAGGACCGGCCCGACCTCTACGATCTCGAGGCCGAGAAGCCCGCGCCCCTGGTCGACCGCGACCTGCGCTTCGAGGTCGACGAGCGGACGACGACCGACGGCGTCGAACGCCCGGTCGACGAGCGCGAGGTCCGCGACCTGGCGGCGACGCTGCGCGAGCGCGACGTCGAGGCGGTCGCGGTCTGTCTGCTCCACGCCTACGCCGACCCCGAAAACGAGCGCGTCGTCGCCGAGACGCTGCGCGAGGAACTCGAGGTGCCGGTGTCGGCCTCTCACGAGGTGCTCGCCGAGTTTCGCGAGTTCGAGCGCACCTCGACGACCGCGGTCGACGCCTACGTCCGGCCTGCCATCGACCGCTACGTCGGCCGCCTGGTCGACGAAGCGTCGGACGCGGGGATCCCGACCCCGCGGATCATGCAGGCTAACGGTGGGATCGCCGACCCCGAGACGGTCCGCGAGCACGCGGTGACGACGACGCTGTCGGGTCCCGCCGCGGGCGTCGTCGGGGCCGCGGCGACCGTCGACGACGAGGATGTCGCGGGGCTGGTCACCTTCGACATGGGCGGCACCTCGAGCGACGTGAGCCTGGTCCGGGACGGCCGCGCGGAGCGGACGACCGACGCGGAGATCGACGGGCTGCCGATCCGGACGCCGATGGTCGACGTGAACACCGTCGGCGCGGGCGGCGGCTCGATCGCCTGGGTCGACGCCGGGGGCGCGCTCCGGGTCGGGCCGGAGTCGTCGGGCGCCGAGCCCGGGCCGGCCTGCTACGGCCGCGGCGGCACCGATCCCACCGTCACCGACGCCAACGTCGTGCTGGGCTACATCGGCCCCGAGACGGCCCTCGGCGGCGAGATGACCCTCGACGTCGACGCAGCCCGCGAGGCGCTCGCTCGGCTAGCCGACGAGGCCGGACTGGACGGGCCGCTCGAGGCGGCCCGCGGGGTCTACCGCGTGGCGAACGCGACGATGACGCGGACGATCCGCGCCGTGACCGTCGAGCGGGGCCACGACCCCCGCGAGTTCGCGCTGGTGGCCTTCGGCGGCGCCGGGCCGATGCACGCCGCGGCGCTGGCCGAGTCGCTGTCCGTCGATCGGGTCGTCGTCCCGCGGCCGGGCGGCGTGCTCTCGGCGTTCGGGCTGCTCGCGGCCGACGAGAGCTACGACGCCGTCCGGACCGTCGGGGTCAGCCTCGAGGCGGCGGAGACCGCCGACCTCGAGGCCGTCTACGACGACCTGGTGGCCGACGTGCTCGCCGACGCGTCCGAGCCGGACGCGGCGCGGGTCGAGCGGGCCGCCGACTGTCGGTACGCAGGCCAAAGCTTCGAACTCACCGTTCCGGTCGACGAACAGTTCGACGCCCGGGCGGTGGCGGAGCGCTTCCACTCGTCCCACGAGCGGGCCTACGGCTACGCGATGGACGAATCGATCGAGGTCGTCAACCTCCGCACGACGGCGACGATTCCGGGCGACGAGCCGACGATCCGCCACGAGGGCGCCGGCGACGCCGTCCTCGGCACTCGGGAGGCGCACTTCCCCGGCGCCGAGGCCGGCGCCCGCGAGACGACCGTCTACGAGCGGGACCGGCTCGCACCGGGCGCGACCGTCGACGGGCCGGCGATCCTCGAGCAGGCCGAGAGCACGACCGTCGTCCCGCCGGCCTGGTCGGGCGACGTGCTCGCCGACGGGACCCTGGTGCTGACCAAAACGAACGACGCGGAGGGAGACCGATGA